A stretch of DNA from Acinetobacter sp. C26M:
TATATACACAATGGATTGAAATCCTGTTGCGTCCTTTAAGCACGCATTATGATTTTGCTGAAAATTCATCGCATCATGATGGTATGCGCTTAGTGAAACAATCATTGAAATACTGGGATGTGTTTAAACCCTCTCCTGATACTTTAATGGTCAATCGGACTATTTCAGGACATTACTGGAACCTGATTCACCTCAAAGTACATGACAATCTTAATGATTTATTTGAAGAATTAGTCCCGAACTAAACTTCATAAAAAATGCCAATCATCTGATTGGCATTTTTTATTTCACTCATATTCAAGCCTCTAACAAATCAAATGGCTTGAAAAAAGTTCCATATCCCATGCTCACTGATTCATTGTTTACAAATAAATTTCAATAAAACTTGAAATGAATAAGATTGACTGCACATATTGTTATGTTATAACATTTCCATAAACAATAGGAGCCATTCCAAATGCGTAAAGATATCCACCCTGCTTATCAACAAGTCTTGTTCCATGATACCAATGCAGATGCCTACTTCTTAATTGGTAGTACACTGCAAACGAAACAAACTAAAGAATATCAAGGTCAAGTCTACCCTTACGTCACCCTTGATATTTCTAGTGCATCACACCCGTTTTATACAGGTGAAGTACGCCAAGCAAGCAATGAAGGCCGTGTTGCAAGCTTTAACAAACGCTTTGCACGTTTTAACCGCAAAGGTTAATTTTCATTTAAGTTTCACACATTAGGCTGTAAGCATTAGGAGTCTAAGCTTATCTCTCCTCCACTTAGACTTCTTTTTTTATACCTAACATTTACCCTCTAAGAATCTAGCGTTGCCTGTCCAACCACACCAAACTCAATCGGTGTTTTGACATAAAACAAAGAGATTTCTTTGCTATTCAAATAATTCATCAATTCGACTGCCTGTTCATTTGTTACTGCGAACTGGATCTGTACAGGTCGATCAGCCAACTCAAAGAAACTGGCTGAATGAAACAAACCATGATGATCAACACCTTCCAGTCCAGCGAGCACCGTCGCGCCGCGCAAGTTCATTTGTTTTGCGACAGACAATAACCATTCGCTGATCAGTTGTCCCTGATAGTTACGATTTTGCGCGGTATAAAAAGTTATTAAAAACCCATTCATTATCACCACTCCCACACTATGCGGCACTTAGCCATTGATGCAAACTCATACCCAAAATCGTAAACAACAATGACCCAATCACATGAATCAAAATTGCTGCACAGGCATAACCCAACTTACCACTTTGCAATAAGGCAATAATCTCGGCAGAAAAGGTCGAAAATGTGGTTAATGCACCACAGAAGCCAGTAATCACAAACAGTTTGTAATTTGGACTCAGTGAACTTTGAGAAAAATAAGAAATTGCAAAACCGATAATAAAGCCACCAACAAAGTTGACTGTGACCGTACCCAAAGGAATATTGGGAAAAATTGGATTGAGCTTTAAACCCAGGAACCAACGCAACCATGCGCCTAATACAGAACCTAAAGCGATTGAAAGTAATGGATAGTACATGACTTACTCCAAAGGCAGTGTTGGAGTGAAAGAATAATGTGACATTGATTTATAGCTATTGTTCTGAATAATTTTCATTGCGAACTCCAAAATGGGAACAGAGCACGCACGAACCTACGCCCCCTGTTCAGGGTAACGTAGGCATCATTAGCCATTATGGCGGTTTGTGACAGGAGGAATGCCATCTCCTTTGCTCTAAAATAACATATTTTTTGGGCAACTCAACCCATGTTTTTGATGCTGAATGACGCTGTGTATAAACATGAACTTATCCACAATTTATTCCGATGTTGCTAAAACTTTTTCCCCAACCACATAGAAATCTAATGCAGGTACGACAAAAGCGAAGGCTTCTGTCTCATCGCCTAAACCAAATTGTTGCAATAATTTGGGTGCTTGTAATGCACGAACCTGAGCAGCTTGAATCTGTTGAAACTGAAACGGCATCTGAATATCCCCTTGTGATATTCGACTCGGTTGATCAACCCATTCAGCCCATGCCTGATCTTGATCGACCAAAAACTCAACAGCCTTTTCCCAAGATGGAAATAACGACTGCCATGCATCAGGTAATTGTTTATCTGTGGTAATTTCTACGTCACTACTTAGAGAATAATCGGCATCAACACGCATTTCGGTATGAATCACTTGCTTATCCCGTTGATGTTGAAAAGTCGATGCATATTGTGCTGGCATCACATCACTGGCAAAACGGCCAGCAATGACATATAAAGCCTGATCAACGATTACCTGCTCAAAAATCACGGTCTTTGGATGTGACTCATCCAAATAAAAGCGCCAGTTACTTTGTCGAGGTGAGGGCATTAACTGACGTAATTTTCCCAAGAAACTGAAGCCAAAATGATGATGCTGATAAGTCAAAATCGTAAAAATGGTTTTTCCGTCTTTTTCCCATAACGGTACATCTTTGGGATAGCGCTGACGTACCTGTTCAACATCTACCAGCCACGACAAATACACAATATTGCTGACCTGACTCTGCAAAGGCATAAACGGCAGTAGACGCATCATCAAACGGCGCAGTTGCAATAGGAAGTGGCAACTAAAAACGGGAGCGAGAAAGCGCAATAAACGTTTGGATGGTGGTAATTTAAAGCAATGTCGATTCATTATTATTCAACACATTCATAAGCGTTCTGAGCATAAACCGACAATACTATAACGTCTAGCTCATATACCGATCGACTTCTATTCTACATTTTCAATGTTATGATGCGGACATTGATTCAATAAACATGGAATTTTGAAATGGCTCAAAGCTTATTGGCACAACTTAAAGATGGCTCAGCAAAATTTGCTGATGTATTGGCATTTATCGAAGCACGTTATCAACATACTCCAACAGCGTTTCAAAATGGCGCACAATTCAATGCAGCCACTGAAAACCAAGGCAGTGCTAAAGTACTGAGCTTCGCAAAAATTGAAGGTTTAAGCCAAGCAGACACTTTAAGTTTATTTGCAGAACATTATGCTTCTGTACTTGCGACGCCAGAAGCCACCGACCATCAAAATATCCGCCAGTTTATGCAACATGGCTGGGATGGGATAAAGTTTGAAGGCGAAGCCTTAATTGCAAAATAAGAAAAAGGAGGTTTAACCTCCTTTTTTTATATCTGCGTTTGTATTCAGAATCGGTC
This window harbors:
- a CDS encoding HopJ type III effector protein codes for the protein MAQSLLAQLKDGSAKFADVLAFIEARYQHTPTAFQNGAQFNAATENQGSAKVLSFAKIEGLSQADTLSLFAEHYASVLATPEATDHQNIRQFMQHGWDGIKFEGEALIAK
- a CDS encoding DUF190 domain-containing protein; this translates as MNGFLITFYTAQNRNYQGQLISEWLLSVAKQMNLRGATVLAGLEGVDHHGLFHSASFFELADRPVQIQFAVTNEQAVELMNYLNSKEISLFYVKTPIEFGVVGQATLDS
- a CDS encoding type B 50S ribosomal protein L31; protein product: MRKDIHPAYQQVLFHDTNADAYFLIGSTLQTKQTKEYQGQVYPYVTLDISSASHPFYTGEVRQASNEGRVASFNKRFARFNRKG
- the crcB gene encoding fluoride efflux transporter CrcB translates to MYYPLLSIALGSVLGAWLRWFLGLKLNPIFPNIPLGTVTVNFVGGFIIGFAISYFSQSSLSPNYKLFVITGFCGALTTFSTFSAEIIALLQSGKLGYACAAILIHVIGSLLFTILGMSLHQWLSAA
- a CDS encoding DUF2071 domain-containing protein, which gives rise to MNRHCFKLPPSKRLLRFLAPVFSCHFLLQLRRLMMRLLPFMPLQSQVSNIVYLSWLVDVEQVRQRYPKDVPLWEKDGKTIFTILTYQHHHFGFSFLGKLRQLMPSPRQSNWRFYLDESHPKTVIFEQVIVDQALYVIAGRFASDVMPAQYASTFQHQRDKQVIHTEMRVDADYSLSSDVEITTDKQLPDAWQSLFPSWEKAVEFLVDQDQAWAEWVDQPSRISQGDIQMPFQFQQIQAAQVRALQAPKLLQQFGLGDETEAFAFVVPALDFYVVGEKVLATSE